A genomic region of Thermogemmatispora onikobensis contains the following coding sequences:
- a CDS encoding CHAP domain-containing protein translates to MSANTQHPRPVNAAASTHRPRRQGRQESAQLSPQLSSGGGAPQAQVSSRPSVGSGSSSQVGATPPAAGPQEPPPTLPTEPAGGSGRPVTGGNVFPYGQCTWWANQRYFQLHGSYVPWRTQADAWQWVARAYEFHWHVSRDPVPGAIIVLQPGVEGAYALGHVAVVEKVLGQGRVLASTMNWGAAPWKVQYVVYSVGPGVAFIYSD, encoded by the coding sequence ATGAGTGCAAACACTCAGCACCCACGGCCAGTTAACGCGGCAGCGTCGACCCATCGACCCCGTCGACAGGGTCGACAGGAATCGGCCCAGCTTTCTCCGCAGCTTTCCTCTGGAGGAGGCGCTCCTCAAGCTCAGGTCTCGTCGAGGCCGAGTGTGGGGAGTGGGTCGTCGTCCCAGGTGGGTGCCACGCCACCGGCGGCGGGGCCACAAGAGCCGCCGCCAACGCTGCCCACCGAACCAGCGGGAGGCAGTGGCAGGCCAGTGACCGGTGGCAACGTCTTTCCCTATGGACAATGCACCTGGTGGGCCAACCAGCGGTATTTCCAGCTGCACGGAAGCTATGTTCCCTGGCGCACCCAGGCTGATGCCTGGCAGTGGGTAGCGCGGGCCTATGAGTTTCACTGGCACGTTTCGCGTGATCCTGTGCCGGGGGCCATCATCGTGCTACAGCCGGGGGTCGAAGGAGCCTATGCCTTGGGACATGTGGCGGTGGTGGAAAAGGTACTGGGCCAGGGGCGTGTGCTGGCCAGCACCATGAATTGGGGTGCCGCCCCCTGGAAAGTCCAGTACGTTGTGTACAGCGTCGGCCCTGGAGTCGCCTTTATCTACAGCGACTAG